One Setaria italica strain Yugu1 chromosome II, Setaria_italica_v2.0, whole genome shotgun sequence DNA segment encodes these proteins:
- the LOC101776564 gene encoding polygalacturonase inhibitor-like has protein sequence MGHARTGKLIEPRGDNAALLAIKAALGNPYHFASWTPDYTCCDWYDVDYDDSIGRVVGLSVFQDGNIMGTIPDVIAGLVHLQSLTWHHLPGISGPIPPAIAKLSNLSSLTISWNAISGPVSSFLGVLTKLTFLDLSFNSLTGTIPTSLAAIPNLSIINLSHTRLTGSIPPRLLSKSADQIYLWLSHNNLSGTLPAEFAAANFSHLNLSRNRFTGNAPGLFGRGKELQYKETKISP, from the coding sequence CTAATTGAGCCACGGGGAGACAACGCGGCGCTGCTAGCCATCAAGGCTGCGCTCGGCAACCCCTACCACTTCGCATCCTGGACGCCCGACTACACGTGCTGCGATTGGTACGACGTCGACTATGATGACTCCATCGGTCGCGTCGTCGGCCTCTCCGTGTTCCAGGACGGTAACATCATGGGCACCATCCCTGACGTCATCGCCGGCCTCGTCCACCTCCAAAGCCTCACGTGGCACCACCTTCCTGGCATATCTGGCCCCATCCCTCCGGCCATCGCCAAGCTCTCCAACCTCTCCTCCCTCACCATCTCCTGGAACGCCATCTCCGGGCCCGTGTCATCCTTCCTCGGCGTGCTCACCAAGCTCACCTTCCTTGACCTCTCCTTCAACTCCCTAACAGGCACCATCCCAACCTCACTCGCCGCCATCCCCAACCTCTCCATCATCAACCTCAGCCACACCCGCCTCACCGGCTCCATCCCTCCGCGGCTCCTCAGCAAGTCCGCTGACCAGATCTACCTCTGGTTGTCGCACAACAACCTGTCCGGCACCCTCCCCGCCGAGTTCGCCGCCGCCAATTTCTCGCACCTCAACCTGTCACGCAACCGCTTCACCGGCAACGCGCCAGGCCTCTTCGGCCGGGGAAAGGAGCTCCAGTACAaggagacaaagatctcaccaTGA
- the LOC101776986 gene encoding beta-galactosidase 12, with translation MTVVRAAAVLVAAAALAILLPGWAAAEWSLTKKGSIVTYDGRSLMIDGKRDLFFSGAIHYPRSPPEMWPKLIERAKEGGLNTIETYVFWNAHEPEPGKYNFEGRLDLIKYIKMIQDHGMYAIVRIGPFIQAEWNHGGLPYWLREIGHIIFRANNEAFKKEMEKFVRFIVQKLKDAELFASQGGPIILTQIENEYGNIKKDHKTEGDKYLEWAAQMALSTQTGVPWIMCKQSSAPGEVIPTCNGRHCGDTWTLLDKDKPMLWTENWTAQFRAYGDQLAMRSAEDIAYAVLRFFAKGGSLVNYYMYHGGTNFGRTGASYVLTGYYDEAPMDEYGMCKEPKFGHLRDLHNVIRSYQKAFLTGEHSSEKLGHGYEAHTFELPEDNLCLSFLSNNNTGEDGTVTFRGEKHYVPSRSVSILAGCKNVVYNTKRVFVQHSERSFHTSEVTSKNKSWEMYSEQIPKFHKTKVRTKEPLEQYNQTKDASDYLWYTTSFRLESDDLPFRGDIRPVLQVKSTAHSMVGFANDAFVGSGRGSKQVKGFMFEKPVDLKVGVNHITLLSSAMGMKDSGGELAEVKGGIQECLIQGLNTGTLDLQVNGWGHKAALEGEDKEIYSEKGMGKVQWKPAQNDQPATWYKRYFDEPDGDDPVVLDMSSMSKGMIYVNGEGIGRYWVSYRTLDGTPSQALYHIPRPFLKSKDNLLVVFEEEMGKPDGILVQTVTRDDICVLLSEHNPAQIKTWDTDGDKIKLIAEDHSTRGTLSCPPKKTIQEVVFASFGNPEGMCGNFTVGTCHTPNAKQVVEKECLGKPSCVLPVEHTLYGADINCPSTTATLGVQVRCSWEKKGA, from the exons ATGACCGTCGTCCGGGCCGCGGCCGTgctggtggccgccgccgcgctcgcgaTCCTCCTCCcgggatgggcggcggcggagtggagcCTCACGAAGAAGGGAAGCATCGTCACCTACGACGGGCGCTCGCTCATGATCGACGGCAAGCGGGacctcttcttctccggcgcCATCCACTACCCCAGGAGCCCGCCTGAG ATGTGGCCGAAGCTGATCGAGCGGGCCAAGGAGGGCGGGCTCAACACGATCGAGACGTACGTATTCTGGAATGCGCACGAGCCTGAGCCCGGCAAG TACAATTTCGAAGGCAGGCTCGACTTGATCAAGTACATCAAGATGATCCAGGACCACGGCATGTATGCAATTGTGCGCATTGGGCCTTTCATCCAGGCAGAATGGAACCACGG TGGTTTGCCTTATTGGCTCAGAGAGATAGGCCACATAATATTCCGGGCAAACAATGAAGCATTCAAG AAAGAAATGGAGAAATTCGTGAGATTCATAGTGCAAAAGTTGAAGGATGCTGAGCTATTTGCATCTCAAGGAGGACCCATCATTCTAACACAG ATCGAGAATGAGTATGGGAACATAAAAAAAGATCATAAAACAGAGGGTGACAAATACCTTGAATGGGCGGCTCAAATGGCCCTTAGCACACAAACCGGAGTTCCATGGATAATGTGCAAGCAGTCTTCAGCTCCTGGTGAAGTG ATCCCTACTTGCAACGGAAGGCATTGTGGAGACACATGGACACTACTTGACAAAGATAAGCCTATGCTTTGGACTGAGAACTGGACTGCACA ATTCAGAGCATATGGTGATCAATTAGCTATGCGTTCAGCTGAGGACATTGCATATGCTGTCTTACGATTTTTTGCAAAGGGTGGGTCATTGGTTAACTACTACATG TATCATGGTGGAACAAATTTTGGAAGGACTGGCGCTTCTTATGTGCTGACCGGATACTATGATGAAGCTCCCATGGATGAATATG GTATGTGCAAGGAGCCCAAATTTGGGCATCTTAGGGACTTGCACAATGTAATAAGGTCATACCAGAAAGCATTCCTCACGGGAGAACATTCATCTGAGAAGTTGGGTCATGGGTATGAG GCACACACCTTCGAGTTGCCTGAAGATAACCTGtgcctctctttcctctccaaCAACAACACAGGGGAAGATGGTACGGTGACCTTCCGAGGGGAGAAGCACTATGTGCCTAGCCGTTCTGTCTCCATTCTTGCAGGGTGCAAGAACGTGGTTTACAATACCAAGAGA GTGTTTGTACAACACAGTGAAAGGTCATTCCATACCTCAGAGGTGACGAGCAAGAACAAATCGTGGGAAATGTACTCAGAACAGATTCCGAAGTTTCACAAGACTAAAGTCAGGACAAAGGAACCTCTGGAGCAATATAACCAAACAAAGGACGCTAGTGACTACTTGTGGTACACCACAAG CTTTCGTTTGGAGTCAGACGATTTGCCCTTTAGAGGTGATATCCGGCCTGTGCTTCAGGTCAAAAGTACTGCACACTCGATGGTTGGATTTGCCAATGATGCCTTCGTAG GAAGTGGGCGTGGAAGCAAGCAGGTAAAGGGTTTCATGTTCGAAAAACCTGTTGATCTGAAAGTAGGTGTGAACCATATCACATTGCTGTCGTCAGCGATGGGAATGAAG GACAGTGGTGGCGAACTTGCTGAAGTAAAGGGAGGCATTCAGGAGTGCCTAATCCAAGGTCTCAACACTGGGACGTTGGATTTACAGGTCAATGGCTGGGGCCATAAG GCTGCACTGGAAGGTGAGGACAAGGAGATCTATTCGGAAAAAGGTATGGGCAAAGTTCAGTGGAAACCGGCCCAGAATGACCAGCCGGCCACTTGGTATAAG AGATACTTTGATGAGCCAGATGGAGATGACCCGGTTGTTCTTGATATGAGCTCAATGAGCAAGGGCATGATTTATGTGAATGGTGAAGGCATAGGTCGATACTGGGTCTCATACAGAACTCTTGATGGAACTCCTTCTCAAGCACT GTACCATATTCCTCGTCCTTTCTTGAAATCCAAGGACAACCTCTTGGTTGTGTTCGAGGAGGAGATGGGCAAGCCGGATGGCATCCTTGTCCAGACGGTGACGAGAGACGACATTTGCGTGCTGCTCTCGGAGCACAACCCAGCGCAGATCAAGACGTGGGACACGGATGGTGACAAAATCAAGCTCATTGCAGAAGATCACAGCACGCGGGGCACATTGTCGTGCCCCCCAAAGAAGACAATCCAGGAGGTCGTTTTTGCCAGCTTTGGCAACCCGGAGGGCATGTGCGGCAACTTCACTGTAGGCACTTGCCACACTCCCAATGCAAAGCAGGTCGTTGAGAAG GAATGCCTCGGCAAGCCGTCTTGCGTGCTGCCGGTGGAGCACACATTGTACGGAGCAGACATCAACTGCCCATCAACAACTGCCACACTGGGGGTGCAGGTGAGATGCAGTTGGGAGAAGAAGGGTGCTTGA